TAGCGGCATTAGGTGCATTTATCTTGTTAATGCCATTTCAAGTTAAAAGTGAAAAAGGTGAGATCATCACTAATGTTATTTCCAAGGATTGGACGGCTGGTCAAGGGATGATCACTGCTATTTTGGTTGGCCTGACAGCGGGTTGGATTTATACGTTTTGTATTAAAAAGAATTGGCGGATCAAGATGCCCGCAGGAGTTCCACCTGCAGTTTCTAATTCGTTTATGTCCCTAATACCGACCGGTGCAGTTTTGATAGTAGCGGGGATCGTTTATGCGATTTTTAAATTTTCTGCAAATACCAGCTTTTCAGAAATTATTTATTCTGCGATTCAGACACCTTTACAAGGAGTAACAGATTCATTTGGTGGAGTACTTCTAATGTCAATGATCATGTCACTTTTGTGGTGGTCTGGCGTCCATGGTGGCGCGATCACTGGTGCAATATTGGCACCAATATTGCAATCTAATATGTCTTCAAATCAGTCCCTTTTAGACGCTGGTAAGAAATTAACAGTTGCCAATGGTGGACATATTTTCACTCAGCAATTTTGGGACAATTATCTATGTATGAGTGGAGCAGGAATCGTTGTTGGCATGGTTATTTATATGGTATTCTTTGCCAAGTCAAGCGGTCTGAAAGAGTTAGGCAAATTAGCCATTTTTCCAGATGTCTTTAATATTAACGAACCAGTCATTTTTGGGACACCAATCGTTCTTAATCTTTATTTAATAATTCCGTTCATTTTCTTTCCAATGTTTGTTGGGGCAAGTAGTTATTGGTTAATGCATATCGGAATCTTGCCCTTATTTTCAGGCGTAATGGTTCCATGGACAACGCCGCCTATCATCTCCGGCTTTTTAGTTGGCGGATGGCGAACTGCATTGTGGCAATTTATTATTATCGTTTTGTCAACAATTGTATATTTTCCATTTATCAAAAAACTTGATTTGCATATGTATGCTGAACAGCAAAAGGCAAAGAACTGAAGGACGAAGTAGTTAAGCAAATTACAAACGATAGTACAGAAATAAAGGCACATGAGTGACTTTAAATTATAACCATTTGTCTAGTTAAAGCAGGGATTGGAACAAAATATTTCTGGAATAAAAAATGGTTCTTTATCAAAATTTTAAAGTAAGGGGTATCAAGATTGTGACGATAATTTTGATACTCTTTTTTAGTTTACAGTAAGCAGGCAGTGTGAACTTGTTGTGACCCGCAGCGGTCGAAGTCACAAGGTTGTTTATCGTGAGTTGGGATTTGAAAGAAGCAGTGAATCTATGTCCCAAAAGTGGCTATGAAGTTAAAATATGTTGTCGATCTCGACTTGGAAGTCTGTTGGACAATATAAATCACGATTTTCCGTTTAAATTTCTTAAAATTTATATCAGTGATGGGTCTTGTATTTAGTTCGTAAATTCTTGACCAACCGTGCTATGAACGGTCAGCACTTTGAAAGGGTCGTTAAGGGTACTCCACAAATTGGAAATATTTATGTCAAAACTAAGCGTGCTGGTGAGCATGTATTGGAAAGAATCAAAAAATTTCTGGGATAAAAGTTACAAGTCAAGGTGAAACGAGAAAAAGCACAAGTTAGATTCAGCATGAAATTAAAATTCTTGGAATTTTAATTTCATGCTGAAAATTTGACGCAAGCAAAGAAGTTTATTTAGGTATACCCTAATGGTCTTTTTTATTTCTGCGCTATACTAGGAATTACAAGTGTTCATTAGAACTGTCCAAAAGGAGAACTGGAAATGGCTAAAATCGGTTATGCGCGTGTGAGTTCCAAGGAGCAACATTTAGATCGACAGTTAGCGGCTTTAAAAGACGTTGATAAATTATTTACGGATAAATTAAGTGGGGCTAACACTAATCGGTCAGAACTGCAAAAAATGCTGGCCTATATTCGTGAGGGTGATATTGTCTTGGTCACTGAATTAGATCGCTTAGGCAGAAACAACCATGATTTGACTAAGATCATGAACTCCATTCAAAATAAGGGGGCCACCCTAGATGTGTTAAATTTGCCGTCCATGACAGGGATTGCTGACCCAAATTTACGTCAACTGATGACCAACTTGATTATTGAACTCTATAAGTATCAGGCTGAAAGCGAACGTAAGCGAATCATCGAACGTCAGCAACAAGGGATTGCCCTCGCCAAACAGCAGGGGAAATATCATGGGCGCAAACCCCAATATACTGAAGATGATCCCCGCTTGCAACATGCTTTTAAACTTTATCAGGCGGGCATGAGTGATGTAGATGTTGCCCGTAATACAGGTATTAAGAGAACGACCTTTATTCGATACCGTGTGAAATACGGTATTAAAAGAAAATAGGGACCCTATTTTCTTTACTTATAGTTTTGGAGGGTGTTTACTAAAGTTTTTTTTCTTGCAATCTGCCATTAACTTAATTTTACAAACCGAAATGGCCGTACATCAAATAGCAAGTATTTAGAAGATGCTGCAGATGTCTTCTCGAGAATATCAAATCCAGATTTACAAGAAATTAAAAATATCAATCAAATACAGATCCATAAGAGGTTGAGGAACTTCTCTCGGTCTGATTGCAGTTATCTAAAGATAATCCTCTCATCAAGTGACAGCAGCGCATTCAGTAAGGTAGGAGCAGCAATCCTCTTAGAGAGCACCGAAGCATTCGAACAAAATTGGAGCCAATTGTCTGAGTCTGAGCAGGCATCTATTAAAACATTTCCTATATGGCGTTTGTATATCAAGGGCAAGGCTGACTATGATTAGTTTCGAACAAGCCTTTCATACATGATTAAAAATTCCCAGCATAATCCTTATAGATATATTTTGTTACTTGAGGAGAAGGGACAACTTCATATAGACAAAAACGTCGGTGAGTTGGTTAAAGAATCTGTCAAAACCTTGTCGGCCTCTTACATATAGGGCACGATAGAGAATTGCTGTTCTTAATGATAATCAAAAATCATCTATTCATTTACGTCACTGATAGAGAAGACAATCGGCATGTTAAAGACTTCCAGGCCAGACTCAATCGAGAAGTTTTAAATGAGATTGATTAATCAATTGGCTATATAACAAAAGAAGAGGCTTGGCTCTTCTTAACTGACCTCATTTTCTTAAAAAATACAAAATTTATTTAATGATTCAAGAATTAATTTTCAATAAATTCTTCTAAGTCTTCAGCATCTATCTCTCGTTTTTGGGCATTTATGAGTTTTTCGATGAATTTCTTATGTTTCAAAAAAGTAATTCCGTTCATTCTCGCCTCGAGATTTTTCAAAAACGTGATACTGGCCAGCCCTTGTGAAATTATTTGATCAGAAGTACCGGAAAAACTCATCCTTTGTAATGGAATTTGCGAAAAAATATTAAAGTCGGAGTTTTTTTGTTCGAAGCCCATGATTAAATTAATTCTATCTTTGGATGGAAAAATCTCAGTCAATGAAAATAAAAGTAGTACAAAATCTTTTTCTTTGGCGTCTTGATACCGATCTAAGCTTTCGCGAACGAATTTAATTTGTTTTTCTTGATGAGCTGTTGAAGAGGCACTGCGTGTAGTGAAAATATCCTTCAAAGTATCGGAGCGTTCGAAAGAATATTTAATATTATGGAGTACCCAATGGCAAATGTTTTCGAAATGATTGTAGTACTCAGGCAAGTCCCAAATTAGATCGAAGTGTTCCAAATATTTTTCTTTAGGGGAAATCCATTCCCGGTTGTATTGTTTAACATCGGCTATATGGAATAAGAACTTTTCCAAAAAATCGGAATCCACCTTTATGAGTTTTATAAAGAACTTGCCCTGATAATCAAACATCGAATTTTGGTTTGATTGGTCTAAGCATTTAAGATAAGCCTCCTCCAGAATATTAATATCATCTGAAAAATTGTTAATTACCGTATCGATCGATGAATGGTCTAAATGCACAATATCAAAAACAGCACTCAAGATATTGACTGTACCTTGCGGATTCATTTGATAATTTTTTAGTATTTGTTTATAGAAAATCGGATATATGTCTGAATTAATTTTTTGGTACTTATCCAGAAAATAAATGCGTGATCGTGGCCTCGATGGATAGTTATGTGGATCCGAATAAAAAGTCAACAGCTGATTTAAATATGATTGGTTTATTTTGTCTTCCGGCAGTTCTGCGTAAAAAGTTGCCTCCCAAAGTGACTTATCGTCATAGCCAGCTGTCTCAATCAGGGTCCAAACGTCAGAAACACTTTGATGGGTAAAAAGTTGTTGGATAATTTCGCTTGAGTCCAAATGACCGGGAGTATTGTTTTGCAAATAAAGAGTGACAGCCTGTACAAAGAGAGTCTGTTTGGTTGATAAGGCATCGAAAAAATATACGAGTCCATAATAAAGTGATGATCTTTCTCTTTGAGGCAAACTATTTTCCGCTTCACTGCATATCTTAAAGAAGTCGCTTACATCCTGAGAAGAATAATTGATCACTAGGTCATGAATTTTTTGTTTTTTAAGAGACTGCATTTGATCCCAGCTTAAATTGGTTTCTCTTAAATAGTTGTCCGAGACAGTTTTGAAGATTTTGTATTTTTTTGAGTTTAAAAATTTATCCAGATATCCTTTATCTTCAATTTTGGCTTCATTTAGAATTTGATGAATATTTTCGGCTAAAACGCACTGATAGAGGCAATCCGGATTGAATAAGTTTTGAAAGAAGACACAGAATCGTTGGTAATCATTTTCAATCACGTCTCTGGATTTTGACGGGAATCTGTTGCCATAGTTATAAAGTATTTCTGCTATTTCGGAATGTCTTGTTGCGGAAGCCCGATATTGATCTAAAAGAAACTCCCATATCTGATTACGAATTTCTCTAACATTAGGTCCCTCTATAATGGCGAAAGTTTGCATGTTAATGGTATTTTTATTGACTGGATCGGACTGAATAGTTTCGTAAGTAAAACCAAGATAGTAAGCAAAAACCTTCCTAGCTAAAAAGAAGTTGTTTGCAATTGGCTCTTGCCGAGTTAGTTCTTCAAGTTCTCTAATGAGAGTTTTTTGTGTTGCAAAACCACTTCGGTAGGAGTAATCATTAATTCCAAATCGTTTTGTAAAAAGGAAATAGAATGCCATAATTTTGTCTGGGCGTTTTTTGAAGTAGTCAAGTGCTAATTCTATAGCTGCTTGTTCATAATCAGAGTTCACAAAGGCGCCCATTTTATCAATAATCTTGTCGTCAATTGATTCGTTTCTAACTTTATTTTTAAAATCTATCGAGCTAGCATCAAAAGTCACTGTTTGAGAAGCATTAACGCTTTCCTGGAGCTCTAATAATGTTTCAGTGGGTCTTAGTGTATAAAAGGCATCAAAAAAAGCTTCGAAACGTTTGCCCGATTCCTCGTCTTTCGCTCTATCTTTTTCCAATTTATCCCAAATTTGATTGATAATTCGTTCTAAATAATTGATGGTTTTTGAGTCTGAAAAGATTCGCCTCAATGCAGAACAAGCCACTATTGTTCTATCTTTTAATTTAAAGAAAGATAGTTCAATCATTTTGTCTAGTGCTAATCTTTTCTGATCAATAAAAAGATATTTCACTAGGTAATCAGAAAAGGATTCATCAGATATTTTAACCCCAGCCAAGGTATCGTCTGATTTTCCTCGATGAATTTCAACTAATTCTAGAGATTCAAACTTCCTTAAATCGTTCAAAAAGTCTGTTTGAGATAAATTAAAGCAAGCAAATAGATCTTTCAAAATTTCTAAATGGTCAAGTCTGATGGTTTTTAGAAAAGATATAATGCCTGCAGAAATAGGAGCGGTCTTACTAGTATGCAAAATTTCGTCAATCGAATCCTGATAGTACCGATCATATAGTTCACTAGTATTATGGATATCTGAATAATTTTGTTGCTGAAGCATTAATTTACTAGCAAACATAGCCAGTCTGGGATTGCCATTGTAAGTGCTGTATACATAATCAACAAATTCACTCTGTGGGTCAATATGATAGGCATTTTTTATTAATTTACCTATTTGGTCCCTATTAAATGAATCAAGCCTAATTAAATTTGCCTGTTGATATTTTTGGATTTCGTGCATGACTTTTTCCAAAACATAATTTCTGACAGTAACAATAAGGTTAGAATTAGGATGCTTATTTATGTAATCTATTACTAGGTATGTTTCTTGAAACTGATTTGCATCGTCAATAAAAAATACATAATTTTCGTGAGATTCAGTGCTGCTTGTTAAATCATTAAAAAAAGCCGTAGAGCCCAGATCTTTGGATTTTATACAGAATAATTTGTAGTCTTTGTGGGATTGGCAATACCTACTAGTTGCCTCTAATGCTAACTTGGTTTTACCTGTTCCTGCGGGCCCTGTAATAATTACTGGGCGATGGTAATGAAAATCCGATGTGATTTGTTTTAGTTCTGCTTCCCTAAATAAAAATTCATTATTTAAAGGAGCAGATAGTCTATTTGCATCATGCTCTTCAACAAAAGTTTCAGCATCGGTGATTTGCCCAGTATCTATAGATATTCCAAGCTGGTCTCGGACAATTGAAGGATACTTATTTGATAGATCCAGAGATATTTCTGCTGTCGATAGCATCTTAAAAAGTGTATCGTGTTGAAGACAAATATTGCCCAATATATCTCTGTCGCCGACAGAAAGTCTACCGTTAGTATAACAATATACAATTTCAATTATTTTGTTAGTTGAAATACCTCCGTTCTTCTCTATATCAAAGCATTTGTTTAAGTCATCAGTAATCTTGCTCAATAAGTCTTGTTGGGTAGTTGTGTACATGACAAAAATATATTGACCATTTTGATCAATAAAATAAGTATCGGGATTGCCCTTGATGGTTTTATCTTCACCAGTTTTTCTGCCATAAGCGTAATATTCAGATTTTGGAAAACAACTATTTTTGAGATAAGTATCGCAGAGAGTTTGAAAAGCAGATCCGCTTAATTGATTCACGTGATGTTCAATATCTAATAACTTGCTCATTTTTACATAGCACCTTCTAAATTTTTTCAATTATTTTTAATTTGATTGTGTAAATGCTACTTGCAGTACGAACGGAAACAGTTAAAGCCAAAAAATGATCCCTATTTCCTACATATTATATATCCCTAATATTGCCTATGGTTCCAGTTTTTTTACTTCTCTTCTTTAATCCTTTTCATAACCCGATAGACAGTCGAACGGGCAATGCCATACTGCTTGGCTAATTGTGTGATGGAATAGGCCTGACTCTGATAAGCGGCTTGTAAGCCAAAGTAAATAGCACGCTTACCAGGATTCACGCTGTTGGGTGCATATTCTAATTGCTTGCCAATATAAGCGCCACGCTTTTTGGCTTCGATAATCCCTTGTCTTTGTCTTTCTTTAATCTTCTCTCTTTCATTTTGAGCGACAAAGCTCATGAGGCCGATAATCATATCCAACATAAATTGATCAATTAAAGGATTGCCAGTTGCCAGATTAGGCAGATCGTCAGCAATGAAGGCCACATGTTTATGACGGAGTTCAGAAACAATGTTTTTAATATCCTGATAGTTTCTGGAGAGCCGATCTAAGCTCAAGACTTCTAAGGTATCGCCTTCTCTTAAGTAAGCTAGGCACTTGATAAATTCTGGCCGTTGAATGTCTTTCCCGGATAACTTGTCAGCAAAAATTTTATCAGCCTGAACCTTTTTGGCTCTAGCTAACTGTCGAGCGAGATTTTGATCTGTGGAACTGACTCTGGCATAAAAGACTAAACTCATGATATTTTTCCTTTTTCTTTATGATACATGTTTATAGAACAAACAAAAAGCCTAGCTGATAGGCTTTTTCTTGCTTTTGCTTTTGTAMCGCTAGGGTATAGGTTTATAGGACAGATAGCAGACACCCTACAGCAAGGTTGCCATATCGCTTGATGTAAACGTCTATTAGCACAACAAAAAAGACTTGTCTTTCAACAGGTCTTCCATCCTTCGTTTTTGAAAAGGGTGCAGCCTTTATCAGCTGTCCCTTTAGTCTAACAAAAACCCACTGCTGATAGCAGTGGGTCTCATAGCTCTTCAATATTTCGAGTTAATTAATCGTCTTTCTTTGTGCCATCGATTAGCCAGTAATCGGCCCAGCGACTAGCTTTCGGATTCTTTAATAGATTATTGTAGTAAGTCGTAGATAACTTGTCATAGATAGTTGGCTGGTCGGCTTTTCTAATAATCCAACAAGAGACATGGTCAGACGTTGGAATAATAGACCGTTCTTTAGCTACTGGCCAGATAATCAAGTAGTCAGGTAATTTAATCATTTGTTGGATATGAAAAGGTTTGAGATAAGGAGTGTGATTATAGCGGACAGGACCAGTTGGAAACAAACGCAATAAATGCTGATCCATTCGCCGTTTTCTCATGAAGAATAGCACAGCGGGAATACTGAAGATGACGATGGCTAAAATTATTGCAGCCGGAAGTGAAAAGGTAGGACTGCCAGCCATATAATTGAGCCAAACTAGAGCTGAGCCAAATAAGAGACAGATCAGCATGGAGATGAGAATACGGGGCTGATAAATACGAAAATAAAGGTCCCGATTCTGAAACTGTCGATTATGTGCTGCTTATCAGCTAACAGTAATTGATAAGTCTCTTTAATCTCAGCGAGTTCTGCAACGGAAAAGGTATAACAATTGTCTGGTAATTCAGGCATATGACCTTATTATCCTTGCTTTGATGCCAAATAGCTACTGAGAAGACAGTTGCGACACCGAGTTTTGTTATAAAATTTGGCAACATCATCATTGAATAACCTGGTGGCAAAGTCTACACTACGAACAAAAAGGAGGCATCCCATAATGATGAACAAATTTTGTAAGTTTAGTAAATTACAGGCCACCAAGGGAAACGGTGATCAACTGCTAAAACTTTTATTAAAAGCATCGAAAGAATTAGAACCAGTTGGCAATTGTTTTTGTTATATTGTCGGAATGGATCCACATGAGCCTGATGCTGTATATGTTTATGAAGTTTGGGAGAATGAAGCCGCCCATAATGATTCATTGAAATTGCCCGCTGTTAGAAATTTAATCAAAGCAGCTGGGCCGATTTTGGACCGATTACTTGCCCTGAGAACTTGTCTTAGAGCCTTGCTTTACATGGCCAGTTAGCGCCGTTTTGTCAGCTACATTTTGCTGATAAACATGAAAGTAATCTAACGAATTCACTCCTAGATAAAGAACGGTCCGGAACTATTGGTTTATGGGCATTACTAATGCACGTTGATAAGAATAATTTGAATCTTTATTGTAAAAAGCATTTATGCCAAAAATTGGCAAATTGACGTGCCCCTATACTCTGCCAAAATACCCGAAATGCCAACGCCAAAGAAACACTCACTAGTCTATTAGTGAGTGCTGAAGTAAGTTCTTGACTTTGTTTATTGAGGCAGATTCCTGTATGACTTCTGTTAGGACTTTAAAATCATACTAATTCATAGCTCAATAGCTTAGGCTGAGCTTAGGTTGGACCAAGCTTGATCAAAAAACTTTTTTGATCAAGGCGTCAAAAATTTCGCTAGGCAAAATTGTATGTAACAAAACTAACGATTTAGCCCCAGTTCCGACTAGATAACGCGTTCTCGGGTGTGTGGAACTGGCAGCCTTTAAAATTGTCTGTGAGACTAAGGTAGCCTTAGAGAGGTCCTTTGATGAATAAAGCTGTCGCATTTTGTCAGCCGCTTGGTTAGCCAAGGATTCATAAGCGGTTCCCTTAGAAGACTGGCTTAAGTGATCAGCTGCAATGAGCCCCCAGTTGGTTTTAATGCCGCCAGGCTCAATTAAAACGACTTGAATCCCAAAGGACTTGGTTTCCATTCTCAAGCTATCACTCAACCCCTCTAAAGCATATTTACTGGCATGATACCAGGCCCCCATAAAAGTGGGGATTCTGCCAGCGATTGAAGAAACATTAATAATTCTTCCATGTTTTTTCAAACGCATACTAGGCAGTACCAATTGGATGAGTCGAGCTGAGCCGAATAGATTCACTTCCAATTGCTGCTTGGCCTCTTTAATGGAAACATTTTCTACGGCACCATAAGAACCATAGCCAGCGTTATTAATTAAAATATCGATGCCGCCTTCTAACCGGTTAATTTGGCTCATGGCCAATCGAATGGAGGCTTCTTGAGTCAAGTCAAGCTGAATTGGGATGACTCCAATACTCGTCAACGCTGACATCTTTTCAATGTGTCTAGCCGCCCCATAAACACGATAGCCTTGTTCAGCCAACAATTCGGCCGTCTGGTAGCCAATGCCGCTGCTGGCACCCGTGATTAAAACAACCTCTTTATCTTGCATATCTTTATTATCTATTATTCACTTACTAAACTTTTGACGGATCCAAGGGTTTGTGCAGGTTATGATACGTATAAGAAGGTACTTGGTTGATGTCCTAAGCGCCTTATTGGTATTCGTTATGGTGAAACTAGTGTTTGATTTGCTTCAGTTGTGCTCAATCAATGAGTTTATTTCTTAATTTCTTGCAGTTTTTGGTRCTGATCAAGCTGGAGAGATCTCGTAAATGATGTTGCTATAGTCATATATATAATAGTTCGCGGATTGGCAATTGAATTGGCACCTCGGATCAGAACCAATGCCGTTCTTCTATAAATTTGGTTCAACGACTGTTGCTAAACAATCTTGCGGCTCTTTTATGTTTCTCATAGGATCCTTTGATAAAATGAGTTTATGGAAAAGGAATTGGCTGCCTCTTCGTTAGCGATGTTTACCTTTATCTTTCATCATAGCGATGTAACGGGTCGCATGTGGTACAGCGAGCTTCCCAGGACTGAAAGTTTTTGTGAAGACTGCCGTATCCTAATCGATCTTGGCTTGATTCAAATTCGTTCTGTTCAGCAGCTGACTTCTTATATTCGTTTGACCGATAAAGGAAAATCCTTGGCCAAACAATTATCAAGCTAACCATCATCATCTTATCCTCAGCATATGTTGATTTAACTAAGATAGTTATCGAATCAAAAAAGCATCGACTTGTATCGGTGCTTTTAACTATTTAATTTTAACTAATCATCACCAAGACTGATGACCAGCCAGACCAGCTCTAACATTTCTGAGCCATGCCACAATCAGTTCAATTAAGGGCAAAGATAAAAATTGAAAAACCTACCAGTCCCGCTATTAATAAGGTATAGCCTGCTAATCTACCCAAAATCATCAGCCACAGCATTTTTTTGGCTCCCACCAATTATGATACTGCCGTCAAAATAGATTTGCCATTAAAAACAACAAAAGCCAGTCCTTGGACTAGCCTGATTGATATCTCAATTACTTGTTGTTTTGTGTAAGATCTCTTAGGTAATAAGAAACTTCTTCTTTAGTCAGATCTGTCTGCTGTTGAATCTCTGAGAGACTGTGGCCTTTGTCCTGCAAAGCCAGGCATTGGTTTCGAAGGGCTCTAACAGAGGAAGACTGGTGTCTGGTTGGCCTTTGGCTCTCACCCTCTCCTAAGGGTAAATCGTCCCATTCTTTAATAACTTGACGGGCTAGATCACCATAACCGTGTTTCTCAGAAAAGATCAGGCCATCCTTAAAAGCTGTATTAGGAGGTATACCATCCTTTTCCTGCTTATTCAGTAATACAGAAGCCAATCGAGAAAGTTCTGTCATATCTCAATCATAACAAGAACCAGAAAGATTCGTGTTTTTTAGTTGGCCTATCTGCCATAGATCAACTATACTCGCCGTTGCTTCAAGCGCTAAAAGTGTTGTCTGCAAATAGATTCGGACTAGGTTCGTAACCCTGCCAATCAACAAAAGTAGAAGCCTCTGCAATAGGAAGATATGTTGAAAAAAACTCCCAGTGATCAACTGGGAGCCACGATAGTGAAGATATCTACTTAGATAATTACACTCTGTATGCGTTAAGGGGGATAACGATTGATAGGCGCTTATCTATTGTAAGCGCCTACATTTATTATACTAAAAAATACTTATTAATAAGTTGTGAGTGCTGCGCATTATGAGAGGCTGTGTCCTCACTAAGAATTAAAAAGTGCCCATCACAATTAAGTCATGGACACCAGGAAAGGGTAAATTTTTATGGGTGTAAGGGTTTGCACTCCCTTACGCCGTTTATTATAAAACAAAACCCACCATCGATAGTGGGCTGCATTAATAGAGTTAGGTAACCTTGAGGACCTGCACCTGTCCTCAAGATTTATTATATTAAAAAAATATCTATCACAATCAAGATAAGCACCAGAAAAGCTGTCAATTTCTTTGGAATCTTCGTTTGGGAGTTCTCTGACAGGAGGTCGTATCAAAAAGCCTTCGACTTTTCATCGAAGACAGCTGTAAATTTTTGTGTTGCTCATTTATCGGTGCAAGCACCTTGGATAAAAGTATCATGTGGCTAAGACGCAAAAACTCTCCCTGGCAGTTGGGAGAGCTGTAAGTGCTATATATGACTTATCACAGTAAGCAAAAAATATGAGTTTCAGGCACTTATGAAAGCGCCTACATTTATTATACAAAAAACAGCCCCTCAACAGTTTCGAGTCATTTGGTTCTGCCCAAAATCTCTAGCTGTGCACATTTCAATGAACGTTGATACCAAAAGCTTGCGCTCCAATATAGCCGTTACATAAATGCTGAAAGGACTGCTTCCGGGTCATCTGAGATCCAATTTGCTCATACGAGAAATCTTTCTTAGCGGCCAATGGCTGCTCCTTATGATCTCTTTAACCCTATTCATATAATAACACGATTCATCATTAAAAGAAAGCGCTTTCTAAATTCCAAGGACAATCAAAAAGTCCCCGCATAAAGCGAGGACCTATCATAGCGTGAACTATGGATAAAGATATTGGATATCGACCATGACATCCATGGATCATTATATACGATAAACATGTTTGATATCTATAAATAAACAAAAAGCACCCGGATATTTCCGAGCACTGATAGACTAGTTTGAAGTGATGGCACTTTCGTGCCAGAATTTAGTATACAGGTTTAGTTAACTAGTTGGTACAATTAGCCAATGTTAACAGACATAACTTCACTAAGCTGTTCATCGACATAAGTCAAATGCTCAAGCAGCCCATTTTACAAGCCGGTGATTGTTATTGTACTGGGATAATTAACAGGAAAGGAAACTATTATGCGTTTATGGCATCAGGACTTGGTCCCTTACTTACCTCGTCAGCAGTTATTAGGCCAGCACCGGGAACTAGCCGCCTTGCGTGGCAATGGCTGGGGGAAAAAGCATGCAACCGTTGATTATGTTTTTCGCTATTCACCTTATAAACTATTTCAATTTCACTATCTAGTCATCCAAGAAATGCAAAGGCGCGGCTATCACCCTGACCAGCACTGGTTGGATCCTTGCTATCGCGGTCAGCATTGTCCAAAATATAGCTTCCTAAAAGCCGTTGAATTGACGAAGCCGATTTATCCCGAACATAATGATGACTATCTAGCGAGCTGCTTAAATAATTTACAAGCTAAAGGGATTGTAATCGATAGGTTCAAGCATTGAGGTACCAACCTTGATGCAATGTGGAGCCTCTCATTAAACTAATCCAGCACTATATCTTGCCTAGTGGCCTTTAAATCACTCATTAATTTTTCGTTAATTAAACGTCAATATGCGAAACCAAACTCTCAAAATAAATTAAAATTTTATAACTATTTTCAGAAATAAAAGTGCCCATCGCAATTAAGCCGTGGACACTAGGAAAGATTTTAGATTTATGGAATGTAAGGGTTTGCACTCCCTTACGTCCTTTATTATAAAACAAAGCCCACCATGATGGCAGGCTGCATTAATAAAGTTAGGTCACCATGAGGAC
The Oenococcus kitaharae DSM 17330 DNA segment above includes these coding regions:
- a CDS encoding PTS sugar transporter subunit IIC gives rise to the protein MKNILNEKIVPQVVKFTNIKAIQALKDGMMFVLPFLIVGSLFLLLSNIPIPAVANAVTKSGLADVFNQIYSSSFALMSFFAVTGITYTYLKNEKIDTPFAGSLAALGAFILLMPFQVKSEKGEIITNVISKDWTAGQGMITAILVGLTAGWIYTFCIKKNWRIKMPAGVPPAVSNSFMSLIPTGAVLIVAGIVYAIFKFSANTSFSEIIYSAIQTPLQGVTDSFGGVLLMSMIMSLLWWSGVHGGAITGAILAPILQSNMSSNQSLLDAGKKLTVANGGHIFTQQFWDNYLCMSGAGIVVGMVIYMVFFAKSSGLKELGKLAIFPDVFNINEPVIFGTPIVLNLYLIIPFIFFPMFVGASSYWLMHIGILPLFSGVMVPWTTPPIISGFLVGGWRTALWQFIIIVLSTIVYFPFIKKLDLHMYAEQQKAKN
- a CDS encoding recombinase family protein — encoded protein: MAKIGYARVSSKEQHLDRQLAALKDVDKLFTDKLSGANTNRSELQKMLAYIREGDIVLVTELDRLGRNNHDLTKIMNSIQNKGATLDVLNLPSMTGIADPNLRQLMTNLIIELYKYQAESERKRIIERQQQGIALAKQQGKYHGRKPQYTEDDPRLQHAFKLYQAGMSDVDVARNTGIKRTTFIRYRVKYGIKRK
- a CDS encoding recombinase family protein gives rise to the protein MSLVFYARVSSTDQNLARQLARAKKVQADKIFADKLSGKDIQRPEFIKCLAYLREGDTLEVLSLDRLSRNYQDIKNIVSELRHKHVAFIADDLPNLATGNPLIDQFMLDMIIGLMSFVAQNEREKIKERQRQGIIEAKKRGAYIGKQLEYAPNSVNPGKRAIYFGLQAAYQSQAYSITQLAKQYGIARSTVYRVMKRIKEEK
- a CDS encoding putative quinol monooxygenase is translated as MMNKFCKFSKLQATKGNGDQLLKLLLKASKELEPVGNCFCYIVGMDPHEPDAVYVYEVWENEAAHNDSLKLPAVRNLIKAAGPILDRLLALRTCLRALLYMAS
- a CDS encoding oxidoreductase; translation: MQDKEVVLITGASSGIGYQTAELLAEQGYRVYGAARHIEKMSALTSIGVIPIQLDLTQEASIRLAMSQINRLEGGIDILINNAGYGSYGAVENVSIKEAKQQLEVNLFGSARLIQLVLPSMRLKKHGRIINVSSIAGRIPTFMGAWYHASKYALEGLSDSLRMETKSFGIQVVLIEPGGIKTNWGLIAADHLSQSSKGTAYESLANQAADKMRQLYSSKDLSKATLVSQTILKAASSTHPRTRYLVGTGAKSLVLLHTILPSEIFDALIKKVF
- a CDS encoding TIGR02328 family protein, with the translated sequence MRLWHQDLVPYLPRQQLLGQHRELAALRGNGWGKKHATVDYVFRYSPYKLFQFHYLVIQEMQRRGYHPDQHWLDPCYRGQHCPKYSFLKAVELTKPIYPEHNDDYLASCLNNLQAKGIVIDRFKH